A genome region from Fodinibius salicampi includes the following:
- a CDS encoding PA0069 family radical SAM protein: MEEKNKKPIRGRGASDNPANRFEDKYLDYDLDGETGEKPSQKTKLIRDDTKEILSKNDSPDIPFTYGLNPYRGCEHGCIYCYARPTHEYLGFSAGLDFESRIMVKYDAAKKLRKKFTSKNWKPEPVIMSGVTDPFQPIERELEITRSCLKVFAEARNPVSIITKNYLVTRDINFLSTLAEYNAAHVTLSITTLDRDLARVMEPRTSQPYRRLQAIEKLSAAGISVGVNVAPIIPGLTDHECPKILEAAKEAGATQAGFTIVRLPYGVKDLFEEWLEHHFPDRKDKVLNRIRDMRDGQLNKSEFGDRFRGQGAFSDQIEEMFKINTKKMGLNKGIRPLSTAHFRRPEAGQLHLF; encoded by the coding sequence ATGGAGGAGAAAAATAAAAAACCCATTCGCGGTCGGGGAGCTTCCGACAACCCGGCCAATAGATTTGAGGATAAGTATCTCGACTATGATTTAGATGGAGAAACAGGAGAAAAGCCATCACAAAAAACCAAACTTATACGCGACGATACAAAAGAGATTCTTTCTAAAAATGACAGTCCGGATATTCCCTTTACGTATGGCCTGAATCCCTACCGGGGATGTGAACATGGCTGTATTTATTGCTATGCACGCCCTACTCACGAATACCTTGGCTTTTCTGCGGGACTCGATTTTGAATCCCGCATTATGGTGAAATACGATGCTGCCAAAAAATTACGAAAGAAGTTCACTTCAAAAAACTGGAAGCCGGAGCCGGTGATTATGAGTGGTGTTACTGATCCTTTCCAGCCGATTGAACGCGAATTAGAAATCACCCGGAGTTGTCTGAAAGTTTTTGCTGAGGCCAGAAATCCGGTTAGTATTATTACAAAGAACTACTTAGTAACGCGCGATATTAATTTCCTGAGTACGCTGGCAGAATATAATGCAGCCCATGTTACTCTTTCTATTACGACCCTGGATCGAGATCTGGCCCGTGTTATGGAGCCCAGAACCTCCCAACCCTACAGGCGCCTGCAGGCGATCGAGAAGTTATCTGCCGCCGGAATATCGGTTGGTGTTAATGTGGCTCCTATCATTCCGGGACTTACCGATCACGAATGTCCCAAGATACTAGAGGCAGCAAAGGAGGCCGGAGCCACCCAGGCTGGCTTTACGATTGTTCGCCTTCCTTATGGCGTTAAGGATCTGTTTGAGGAATGGCTGGAACATCACTTCCCCGATAGAAAAGATAAGGTACTCAATAGAATTAGAGATATGAGAGACGGACAACTGAACAAAAGTGAATTTGGAGACAGGTTCCGGGGCCAAGGAGCCTTTTCCGATCAGATTGAGGAAATGTTTAAGATTAACACTAAAAAAATGGGACTGAACAAAGGCATCCGCCCCCTCTCTACAGCTCATTTCAGGCGGCCCGAAGCCGGACAGCTTCACCTGTTTTAA
- a CDS encoding anhydro-N-acetylmuramic acid kinase yields the protein MNNAIQHLAHISAKEERMIIGLMSGTSMDGLDLALCKMSGSGTQTEIMLEEFTTLSYPDEIQQILKEVVSVPKCSLEELCIFNTYLGEFTADLILEALDKWEVEPSSIDCIASHGQTIYHAPKSRHKRSGLPNATLQMGDGDHIARQTRIITISDFRQKHTAAGGEGAPMASLIDRMLFDDPDKNRLLLNIGGIANFSYLPAAGSSRSFTTADSGPGNTLLDAASQRMLDQPFDKGGRTARKGEINQDLLEALKDDPYFELDPPKTTGLEHFNWSYAKRARMVSNAEDLSAPDLLATLTQFTIQTITDAVKKIHPESKTLEVLVSGGGVHNTFLMESLQNELGNTAFKSFEEYFFNADAKEAVCFAVLANELLAGEGFPISAIDHTKSKGKINFGKISLPG from the coding sequence ATGAACAATGCTATCCAACACCTCGCGCATATTTCAGCCAAGGAAGAACGAATGATTATTGGACTTATGTCGGGGACTTCGATGGATGGGCTGGATCTGGCCCTTTGTAAGATGAGTGGCAGCGGAACACAAACGGAAATAATGCTGGAGGAATTTACGACTTTATCCTATCCGGATGAGATCCAACAGATCCTGAAAGAAGTTGTTTCGGTGCCGAAATGCAGTCTGGAAGAGTTGTGTATTTTTAATACCTATTTAGGAGAGTTTACTGCCGACCTGATTTTGGAAGCATTGGATAAATGGGAAGTGGAACCTTCATCTATTGATTGTATTGCCAGCCACGGACAGACGATTTATCATGCTCCAAAATCCAGGCATAAGCGAAGTGGATTGCCAAATGCAACCCTGCAGATGGGAGATGGAGATCATATAGCCCGACAGACAAGAATTATTACAATCAGCGATTTTCGACAAAAACATACGGCTGCAGGAGGGGAAGGAGCCCCGATGGCATCCTTAATTGATCGGATGCTATTTGATGATCCGGATAAAAATCGATTACTGCTAAATATCGGAGGTATTGCGAATTTCAGTTACCTCCCGGCTGCTGGGTCATCAAGATCATTTACAACTGCGGATTCCGGTCCAGGCAATACGCTGCTGGATGCCGCTTCGCAACGAATGCTTGACCAGCCATTTGACAAAGGAGGGAGAACGGCGCGTAAGGGGGAGATAAACCAAGATCTGCTTGAAGCCTTGAAAGACGATCCATATTTCGAATTAGATCCACCCAAGACAACGGGATTGGAACATTTTAATTGGTCCTATGCAAAACGGGCAAGAATGGTTTCCAATGCAGAAGATTTATCTGCTCCCGACTTATTGGCTACCCTAACACAGTTTACCATCCAGACGATCACAGATGCCGTTAAAAAGATTCATCCGGAATCGAAAACTCTGGAAGTACTAGTGAGTGGAGGAGGAGTGCATAATACGTTCCTCATGGAAAGTCTCCAGAATGAGTTAGGCAATACGGCTTTTAAATCATTCGAAGAATATTTTTTTAATGCTGATGCCAAGGAAGCCGTCTGTTTTGCGGTATTGGCTAATGAGTTGCTGGCTGGAGAAGGGTTCCCAATATCAGCCATAGATCACACAAAAAGTAAAGGTAAAATCAATTTTGGTAAAATATCACTTCCCGGATAA
- the thrC gene encoding threonine synthase, translating to MPNATTDYQLKCVANGHLNSEEKTTTYCSECDSVLRVVYNSPSGDLKYPLQQLVPDPLKTHPTALKKLDRLSDTYNADLSAKLEFQHPTGCFKDRGSYIEVQKALELNADAICLASTGNMAASVAAYACYFNIPCFVFVPEKTTEAKLAQATIFDANIIRIKGSFSTCEQLCRQFAKSGNYYLAGDFVFREEGQKSFSYELFEQGGTDVEYILIPIGCGTNFSAIFKGFQEMKEGGLIDQIPKFVAIQPDQSSPVVEGIFKKEKIVKDQVQTMASSVAVPDPVDFYKVLEAIDQTDGMAVTVTEDEILDALKELAVVEGHFVEPAGALPLAALKKHKDTFKNKKCLLVTTGSGFKDTKVVTKHSLTSPVLSPDLNKVIKYINSGFIGMQKESWGKSRDTFMANLKMDEEHEKLYNQYMSKINKKGKTLSNNEIEALQSLIFDEDADLDYPVEVLDYKLTMRKHGLVHAEVKLDQQGQEIISEAKGVGPIDAILSAIRSHTDNVFPLEVDNHEVDILSPDTDSLVMVTLTLSNSEQQWISKAASPDTLEAVIQAFTKGLAIAMKS from the coding sequence ATGCCTAATGCTACCACTGACTACCAGCTAAAGTGTGTCGCAAACGGCCATTTAAACTCTGAAGAGAAGACGACTACCTATTGCTCTGAATGCGATAGCGTACTGAGAGTGGTGTACAATAGCCCATCCGGGGATCTGAAATATCCACTACAACAGCTTGTTCCCGACCCGTTAAAAACACATCCAACGGCCCTAAAAAAACTTGATAGACTTTCAGATACATACAATGCAGATTTAAGTGCAAAACTGGAGTTTCAGCATCCTACCGGCTGTTTTAAGGACCGCGGCAGTTATATTGAAGTTCAAAAAGCACTGGAACTAAATGCGGATGCCATCTGCCTGGCCTCGACCGGCAATATGGCGGCTTCAGTGGCGGCCTATGCCTGTTACTTTAATATTCCGTGTTTTGTGTTTGTACCCGAAAAAACAACAGAAGCCAAGCTCGCACAGGCTACCATCTTTGACGCAAATATAATTCGCATCAAAGGCTCGTTCAGTACCTGTGAGCAGCTATGCCGGCAATTTGCAAAGTCAGGGAACTACTATCTGGCCGGGGATTTCGTGTTTCGTGAGGAAGGCCAAAAATCTTTCTCCTACGAACTCTTTGAGCAAGGAGGTACCGACGTAGAATATATTCTGATTCCTATCGGATGCGGGACGAATTTTAGCGCTATCTTCAAGGGATTCCAGGAGATGAAGGAAGGCGGACTTATTGACCAAATTCCAAAATTTGTAGCCATACAACCGGATCAAAGTTCTCCGGTGGTAGAGGGGATTTTCAAAAAAGAGAAAATCGTGAAAGATCAGGTACAGACGATGGCAAGTTCTGTGGCCGTTCCCGATCCCGTGGATTTCTATAAAGTATTGGAAGCCATTGATCAAACAGACGGGATGGCTGTTACTGTAACTGAAGATGAAATACTTGATGCCCTGAAGGAGCTGGCCGTTGTGGAAGGACATTTTGTGGAACCGGCTGGTGCTCTTCCGTTAGCCGCTTTGAAGAAACATAAAGATACTTTTAAAAATAAAAAATGTTTATTGGTAACGACTGGATCGGGTTTCAAAGATACCAAGGTCGTAACCAAACATTCCTTAACCTCTCCGGTTCTCTCTCCGGATCTTAACAAAGTTATCAAATACATCAATTCCGGTTTCATTGGAATGCAGAAGGAATCGTGGGGTAAATCACGCGATACCTTCATGGCCAATCTTAAAATGGATGAAGAACACGAGAAGCTGTACAACCAATATATGTCCAAAATAAATAAGAAGGGTAAAACACTCAGCAATAATGAAATTGAAGCGCTGCAATCTCTTATTTTTGATGAAGATGCTGATCTCGATTATCCGGTAGAGGTATTGGATTATAAACTGACAATGCGTAAACATGGATTAGTACATGCAGAGGTCAAGCTTGACCAACAAGGCCAAGAAATAATCTCCGAGGCCAAAGGAGTCGGCCCCATAGATGCAATCCTATCAGCCATTCGTTCCCATACAGATAATGTGTTTCCTCTTGAAGTGGATAACCACGAAGTCGATATACTCAGTCCCGATACCGATTCGCTGGTAATGGTAACACTGACGCTATCCAACAGCGAACAGCAGTGGATATCTAAAGCGGCATCCCCTGATACCCTGGAAGCCGTAATTCAAGCATTTACCAAGGGACTTGCCATAGCAATGAAATCGTAG
- the thrC gene encoding threonine synthase has translation MSKNEISYISTRNGNESKNFSGAMEQGLARDGGLFIPDRWPDLSDKLWNHIESMSITDIGSALAQTFVPEIPADRLESLVEDAISFDAPLVHLHDDLYVLELFHGPTLAFKDYGARFMARMMSYRAEQASQRMVILVATSGDTGSAVGRAFEGVDNVDVCLLYPSGKVSPLQEQQLTTIGGNVTALEVEGTFDDCQKLVKDAFSDSKLRDELILSSANSINIARLLPQMFYYGRGLAQLEESDSVHFCVPSGNFGNLTAGMMAAQTGMSVGQFIAGTNVNDVVPEFLESGNFSPRASQKTISSAMDVGNPSNLERIRSFYPDVVELRQHLWAASFNDDACRTVIEEVYQSYDYILDPHTAVGYLAANSYRKEQESDQPVIILGTAHPAKFSDIVEPLIDTEIPLPGALKESMEKEKKSVRMYASYPKFKSFLREQYS, from the coding sequence ATGTCAAAGAATGAGATTAGCTATATCAGTACTCGAAATGGGAATGAGTCTAAGAATTTCAGTGGGGCAATGGAACAGGGATTGGCCCGGGATGGTGGCCTTTTTATTCCCGATCGGTGGCCAGATCTTTCAGATAAATTGTGGAATCATATTGAGAGTATGTCAATAACCGACATAGGTTCTGCCCTTGCACAGACCTTTGTTCCGGAAATTCCTGCCGATCGACTGGAATCGTTGGTAGAGGATGCTATTTCTTTTGATGCGCCCCTGGTACATTTGCACGATGATCTCTATGTGCTGGAGCTTTTTCACGGACCAACCCTTGCTTTCAAAGATTATGGAGCCCGATTTATGGCCCGAATGATGAGCTACAGGGCAGAGCAGGCGTCCCAGCGAATGGTCATTTTAGTGGCCACTTCCGGGGATACCGGGAGTGCCGTTGGACGTGCTTTTGAAGGAGTTGATAATGTCGATGTCTGTTTACTATATCCCAGCGGAAAAGTAAGTCCTTTGCAGGAGCAGCAGCTGACTACGATCGGTGGGAATGTAACAGCCCTTGAAGTAGAGGGGACTTTTGATGACTGCCAGAAATTAGTGAAAGATGCTTTTTCAGATTCAAAATTACGAGATGAGCTTATTTTGAGTTCGGCAAATTCAATCAATATTGCCCGGTTGCTGCCACAGATGTTCTATTATGGAAGGGGGCTTGCACAGCTGGAAGAATCAGATTCTGTTCATTTTTGTGTGCCAAGCGGGAACTTCGGAAACCTTACGGCCGGAATGATGGCGGCGCAAACGGGCATGTCCGTCGGACAGTTTATTGCCGGGACCAACGTCAATGATGTGGTACCAGAATTTTTGGAAAGCGGGAACTTTAGTCCCCGTGCCTCCCAGAAAACCATTTCCAGTGCCATGGATGTGGGTAATCCCAGTAATTTGGAAAGAATCAGATCCTTCTATCCCGATGTAGTTGAACTTCGACAGCATCTATGGGCCGCTTCTTTCAATGATGACGCTTGTCGGACAGTCATTGAAGAAGTTTATCAATCGTATGATTACATTCTAGATCCTCACACTGCCGTAGGATATTTGGCGGCAAACAGTTACAGGAAAGAGCAGGAGAGTGATCAACCGGTTATCATCCTGGGAACGGCACATCCCGCTAAATTTTCCGATATTGTAGAACCCCTGATTGACACGGAAATACCGCTTCCTGGTGCCTTAAAAGAAAGTATGGAAAAGGAGAAGAAAAGCGTGCGGATGTATGCTTCTTATCCAAAATTTAAATCATTCTTGCGGGAACAGTATTCCTAA
- a CDS encoding homoserine kinase — MDSSFKYSEVRVFAPASVANVSCGFDVMGFALGAPGDEIVVRSTDSKDVTIAAITGDEGVLPAKAEKNTASVAVRALLDHLNIDAGIEIEVHKQMPLGSGLGSSAASSAGAVLAANHMLGSPLSRNELLPFAAEGERVACGTAHYDNVGPSLLGGFVFIRSSDPADIFNLPFPEKLHAAVVHPQIEIKTEDTRKILRKDISLEQAVIQWGNVGGLVAGFMNKDLDLISRSMKDVIIEPVRSVLIPGYDSVKEAALNAGAVGAGIAGSGPSIFALTADRDTAEAVLKAMKSALDNVGLPSDEYLSAINTKGAEVIDVKE; from the coding sequence ATGGACTCTTCTTTTAAGTATAGTGAAGTTCGAGTATTTGCTCCTGCCTCTGTTGCAAATGTTAGCTGTGGATTTGATGTAATGGGCTTTGCCTTGGGTGCTCCTGGAGATGAGATTGTGGTACGTTCTACTGACTCTAAGGATGTAACTATTGCAGCCATTACCGGTGATGAAGGCGTATTGCCTGCCAAAGCTGAGAAGAATACTGCAAGCGTTGCAGTCCGGGCTCTGCTGGATCATTTGAATATTGATGCCGGAATTGAAATTGAAGTGCATAAGCAAATGCCCTTGGGAAGTGGATTGGGATCGAGTGCTGCCAGTTCGGCCGGCGCTGTTTTAGCAGCAAATCATATGTTAGGCAGTCCCTTAAGTCGAAACGAGCTGCTCCCATTTGCAGCTGAAGGGGAGCGCGTAGCATGTGGTACGGCCCACTATGATAATGTTGGTCCCTCTTTATTGGGAGGGTTCGTTTTTATCCGGAGTTCTGATCCCGCGGATATTTTTAATCTTCCTTTTCCTGAAAAACTCCATGCTGCTGTAGTACATCCTCAAATTGAGATTAAGACCGAAGATACCCGCAAGATTTTAAGAAAAGATATCTCACTGGAGCAGGCTGTCATCCAATGGGGAAACGTTGGGGGACTGGTCGCAGGATTTATGAACAAAGATTTGGATTTGATTTCCCGTTCAATGAAGGATGTCATTATTGAGCCGGTGCGATCGGTGCTGATTCCGGGCTATGATTCCGTAAAGGAAGCGGCCCTCAATGCAGGCGCTGTCGGAGCGGGTATCGCCGGATCAGGACCTTCTATATTTGCATTGACGGCGGACAGAGATACAGCCGAAGCCGTTTTGAAGGCGATGAAGTCGGCATTGGATAATGTTGGGCTTCCTTCCGATGAGTATCTTTCGGCTATTAATACTAAAGGCGCAGAGGTTATTGATGTCAAAGAATGA
- the thrA gene encoding bifunctional aspartate kinase/homoserine dehydrogenase I, protein MRILKFGGTSVGSESAIRQVLKLITEKQKEDRIQVVVSAFGGVTNTLEEMVSDASAGRDEYRKQLKKVEQRHVDMVRTLIGVQGQSSVLTELKVLFNELEDVLHGVSLTHELTGRTHDFVLGFGERLSAFVLSAALQEQGIDAEYVDARSIIKTNADFGNARVLTTETTQNIREYFENRDTVGVVTGFIASTETGETTTLGRGGSDYTASLIGAALDADAIEIWTDVEGIMTADPRKVERHLPIQKLSYEEAMELSHFGAEVIYPPTVYPAMSASIPIYIKNTFKPESPGTVINREPADISTNVKGISSIDEVTLITLKGSGMIGVSGFAARIFSVLADAGVNIIMITQASSEHTVCFAVMPRQAPQAIQSLKTNFSFELKEGMIDEIKEESNCSIVAAVGEGMKHTPGISGRLFRALGRNGINVRAIAQGSSERNISVVVKKKDLSKTLNTIHDAFFLSKIKSVNLFLVGVGLIGNKVLELFEKQAELLFKEHNIAFNLCGIANSRYYKIEQKGMPFTGWPERLEEDGKPMDLQTFLDEAGELNLPNSLFIDCTASSEVADFYPEVMRANFSVVTANKKANSGTLHHYQALQELALKHNVMYLYETNVGAGLPVVKTLKEQVLAGDKITKIEGVLSGTLSYIFNTYDGETPFSEVVRTALEKGFTEPDPREDLNGRDVARKLLILCREAGIEVEMSDLTVENLVPESAREADSVEDFFEKLSDFDDEFKKRYDKAASNGHRLCYIASYEDGEATVSLEEIDDEHPFSGLSGSDNIIAFHTQHYRDTPLVVKGPGAGAEVTAGGILADILRISNVPAFSNEVV, encoded by the coding sequence ATGCGTATTTTAAAATTCGGCGGCACTTCTGTGGGATCAGAATCCGCCATTCGACAAGTCCTAAAATTAATTACAGAGAAACAGAAAGAAGATCGTATCCAGGTCGTTGTTTCTGCTTTTGGAGGGGTGACGAATACCCTCGAAGAAATGGTTTCAGACGCTTCCGCAGGAAGGGATGAATACCGCAAACAGTTAAAAAAGGTAGAGCAACGCCATGTAGATATGGTTCGAACTCTTATTGGGGTTCAGGGGCAAAGCAGCGTTCTTACAGAACTCAAAGTGTTATTTAATGAGCTGGAAGATGTGCTCCACGGGGTTTCACTAACTCACGAGCTTACGGGACGGACCCACGATTTTGTTTTGGGGTTTGGAGAACGTCTTTCAGCATTTGTACTCAGCGCTGCGTTGCAGGAGCAGGGCATAGATGCCGAATATGTAGATGCAAGATCTATTATTAAGACCAATGCGGACTTTGGGAATGCCCGGGTGCTTACTACCGAGACGACCCAAAATATCCGGGAGTATTTCGAGAACCGTGATACCGTAGGTGTGGTTACCGGCTTTATCGCATCAACGGAAACAGGCGAAACTACAACACTTGGTCGGGGTGGGTCGGACTATACCGCTTCATTAATTGGTGCTGCTCTGGATGCAGATGCTATTGAGATATGGACCGATGTTGAGGGGATTATGACGGCAGACCCCCGTAAGGTGGAACGTCATTTACCTATACAGAAACTTTCTTACGAGGAAGCCATGGAACTTTCTCACTTTGGGGCCGAGGTTATCTATCCTCCCACGGTCTATCCGGCTATGTCTGCGTCTATACCAATCTATATTAAGAATACTTTTAAGCCGGAATCGCCGGGTACGGTTATTAACCGGGAGCCGGCAGATATCAGCACAAATGTGAAAGGCATATCATCTATTGATGAGGTTACGCTGATCACATTAAAAGGGAGTGGAATGATTGGCGTGAGTGGGTTTGCGGCGCGTATTTTTAGTGTTTTGGCTGATGCCGGAGTAAACATTATTATGATTACTCAGGCATCATCAGAGCATACCGTATGTTTTGCCGTAATGCCCCGGCAGGCTCCTCAGGCTATACAGTCACTTAAGACCAACTTCAGTTTTGAGCTGAAGGAAGGTATGATTGATGAGATTAAAGAAGAATCCAACTGTTCCATTGTTGCTGCAGTAGGAGAAGGAATGAAGCATACACCTGGTATTTCAGGACGGTTATTCAGAGCATTGGGGAGAAACGGTATTAATGTTCGGGCTATTGCACAGGGATCTTCCGAGCGGAACATTTCGGTGGTAGTTAAGAAGAAGGATTTGTCTAAAACGCTTAACACCATTCACGACGCCTTTTTCCTTAGTAAGATTAAATCTGTGAATCTCTTTTTGGTTGGAGTGGGACTGATTGGGAATAAAGTGCTCGAACTGTTTGAGAAACAAGCGGAATTACTATTCAAAGAACATAACATTGCCTTTAATTTATGTGGGATAGCTAATTCCCGCTATTACAAAATTGAGCAAAAAGGCATGCCTTTTACTGGCTGGCCGGAGCGATTAGAGGAAGACGGGAAGCCAATGGATCTACAAACCTTTTTGGATGAGGCCGGAGAGCTAAACTTGCCAAATAGTCTGTTTATTGACTGCACGGCAAGCAGTGAGGTAGCCGATTTTTATCCGGAGGTAATGAGGGCTAATTTTTCGGTGGTTACGGCTAATAAGAAAGCCAATTCGGGGACATTGCATCACTACCAGGCCCTGCAGGAGTTGGCCTTGAAACACAATGTAATGTACCTGTACGAAACCAATGTTGGGGCCGGTCTGCCGGTCGTTAAAACTCTTAAGGAACAGGTGCTTGCAGGCGATAAAATTACTAAAATTGAGGGAGTACTCTCAGGAACCCTTAGCTATATATTTAATACGTATGATGGCGAGACTCCCTTTAGTGAAGTAGTGCGGACTGCTCTGGAAAAAGGATTCACTGAACCTGATCCCCGAGAAGACCTCAATGGAAGGGATGTGGCACGGAAACTGCTTATTTTGTGTCGTGAAGCTGGCATAGAAGTCGAAATGAGCGACCTGACGGTTGAAAACTTAGTACCGGAATCGGCCCGCGAAGCGGATAGCGTTGAAGATTTTTTTGAAAAGTTATCTGATTTTGATGACGAATTTAAAAAGCGATACGATAAAGCTGCTTCAAATGGTCATCGCCTATGCTATATCGCGAGTTATGAAGATGGCGAAGCAACCGTGAGTCTGGAAGAAATTGATGATGAGCATCCGTTCAGTGGATTATCCGGAAGTGATAATATTATAGCATTTCATACACAACATTACCGGGATACTCCGCTAGTCGTCAAAGGGCCGGGGGCAGGAGCTGAGGTTACCGCAGGAGGTATATTAGCTGATATTTTAAGGATCAGTAATGTTCCTGCATTTAGCAACGAGGTTGTATAG
- a CDS encoding 2,3,4,5-tetrahydropyridine-2,6-dicarboxylate N-succinyltransferase — MSKEHWEEILEQLENGEVRAAEPKGDGWEANIEVKEAILESFSAGENTEYSGIYDGFVDKHNLPPRRFSADENVRLVPGGSSVRRGAYVASGVIIMPPAYVNVGAYVDEGAMVDSHALVGSCAQVGKNVHLSAGVQLGGVLEPVGLSPVVIEDDCFIGAGSVIVEGILVKEGAVIAPGVTLSKSIPVYDCVNEKVLEKGAAIPERAVVIPGTRPMSGSWAEEQGLNMSCPLIVKYRDAQSDASLELEDALR, encoded by the coding sequence ATGAGTAAAGAACACTGGGAAGAAATTTTAGAACAACTGGAAAACGGTGAAGTGCGGGCTGCCGAACCCAAAGGGGATGGCTGGGAAGCAAATATTGAAGTCAAAGAAGCTATTTTAGAATCTTTTAGCGCGGGAGAAAATACCGAATATTCCGGTATTTATGATGGTTTTGTAGATAAACATAATCTTCCGCCGCGACGATTTTCAGCGGATGAAAATGTGCGTTTGGTACCCGGAGGCTCTTCTGTACGCCGGGGTGCTTATGTAGCATCAGGAGTTATAATCATGCCGCCTGCTTATGTGAATGTGGGTGCTTATGTAGATGAAGGAGCCATGGTTGATAGCCATGCCTTGGTTGGATCCTGTGCTCAAGTAGGGAAAAATGTGCATCTGTCTGCTGGAGTTCAGCTTGGCGGGGTTCTTGAGCCGGTAGGACTATCGCCTGTTGTTATTGAAGATGATTGTTTTATAGGAGCAGGATCGGTTATTGTGGAAGGCATTTTGGTTAAAGAGGGAGCCGTGATTGCACCGGGCGTGACTCTTTCCAAATCTATTCCGGTTTATGATTGTGTGAATGAGAAAGTGCTGGAAAAAGGGGCGGCCATTCCCGAACGGGCAGTTGTAATCCCTGGTACGCGTCCAATGTCAGGTTCGTGGGCAGAAGAACAAGGTCTTAATATGTCATGTCCATTAATTGTAAAGTATCGGGATGCACAGAGCGATGCTTCACTTGAACTCGAAGATGCATTACGATAA
- the dapA gene encoding 4-hydroxy-tetrahydrodipicolinate synthase — MSIIDTKLWTALVTPLQENGDLHLDDLRSLVRKQEEAGNGVLVLGSTGEGLAMGLEDKKQVVQAVSELDTETPIMVGVGGFNHQKQVEWIEFCQQYDVDAFLLVTPLYAKPGPKGQVEWFKTLLEASDKPCMLYNVPSRTGVKMEPLVLKELADHPNFVAVKEASGSVEDYQNYRKSAKDIAFFSGDDGMLPFFAMAGCEGLVSVVSNVWPQATHRYVEWCLDGRGPELLPLWQECSDVLFSSPNPIPAKVLLKEKGWISAATLRPPLTGDEVEDLSLLKNADNLIENWYNENILNK; from the coding sequence ATGAGTATAATTGACACAAAACTTTGGACAGCGTTAGTAACGCCCCTGCAGGAAAACGGAGATTTGCATCTTGATGATCTCAGATCCTTGGTTCGTAAACAGGAGGAAGCCGGGAATGGTGTGCTGGTTTTAGGAAGTACTGGTGAAGGCTTGGCGATGGGACTTGAAGATAAAAAGCAGGTGGTTCAGGCTGTCTCCGAATTAGATACGGAAACACCAATTATGGTTGGGGTGGGGGGATTCAATCACCAGAAGCAAGTTGAATGGATTGAATTTTGCCAGCAATACGATGTGGATGCTTTTCTGCTTGTTACGCCACTTTATGCCAAACCTGGGCCAAAAGGACAGGTAGAGTGGTTTAAAACGCTATTAGAAGCTTCCGATAAACCATGCATGCTCTATAATGTGCCCTCCCGAACGGGGGTAAAAATGGAACCGCTGGTACTTAAAGAATTAGCCGACCATCCAAACTTTGTGGCTGTGAAAGAAGCCAGCGGGAGTGTTGAAGATTATCAGAATTACCGCAAAAGCGCCAAGGATATTGCATTTTTTAGCGGGGATGACGGTATGTTGCCTTTCTTTGCAATGGCTGGATGTGAGGGGTTGGTTTCGGTGGTCTCCAATGTATGGCCCCAGGCTACACATCGCTACGTCGAATGGTGCTTGGATGGCAGGGGTCCCGAGCTTTTGCCTTTGTGGCAGGAGTGTTCGGATGTGCTTTTTTCATCTCCGAACCCTATTCCGGCTAAAGTCTTGCTAAAGGAAAAGGGCTGGATATCTGCAGCAACCCTGCGTCCACCGCTGACTGGTGATGAGGTTGAAGATCTGAGCCTATTAAAAAATGCAGATAATTTGATTGAAAACTGGTATAACGAAAATATTTTAAATAAATAA